In the Methanobacteriaceae archaeon genome, one interval contains:
- a CDS encoding SAM-dependent methyltransferase, protein MGKRWQVEKKKEHYYKSAKKENYRSRASYKLIQLNKKFRVIKDGDHVVDLGAAPGGWSQVALEKVGETGTVLGVDLQKIKPFDEENFIFIQGDFTSSETQKEIYESLNGKAEVIISDAAPSLSGIKDIDRIRIMDLADNVNKIAANLLKPKGALIMKTFQGPEFPELLKKLKNEFNVVKTTKPASSRKLSSEMYIIGRGFKGVKWVNEKFDQD, encoded by the coding sequence ATGGGAAAACGTTGGCAAGTAGAAAAGAAAAAAGAACACTATTATAAAAGTGCTAAGAAAGAAAATTACCGTTCTAGAGCATCTTATAAATTAATTCAACTAAATAAAAAATTTAGAGTTATTAAAGATGGAGATCATGTTGTTGATTTAGGAGCGGCACCTGGAGGATGGTCACAAGTGGCCCTAGAAAAGGTAGGGGAAACCGGAACCGTTCTTGGTGTGGATTTACAAAAAATAAAACCATTTGACGAAGAAAATTTCATTTTCATTCAGGGCGATTTTACATCATCTGAAACTCAAAAAGAAATATATGAATCCCTAAATGGAAAAGCTGAAGTCATTATATCCGATGCTGCGCCTTCACTTTCTGGAATTAAAGACATTGACCGAATAAGAATCATGGATCTAGCAGATAATGTAAATAAAATAGCAGCTAATCTTCTTAAACCAAAAGGGGCACTTATAATGAAAACATTTCAAGGCCCTGAATTTCCAGAACTGCTAAAAAAACTGAAAAATGAATTTAATGTGGTCAAAACTACTAAACCAGCTTCCTCGCGAAAACTCAGCTCTGAAATGTATATCATTGGAAGAGGCTTTAAAGGGGTTAAATGGGTTAATGAAAAATTTGACCAAGATTAA
- a CDS encoding metallophosphoesterase — MLIGVISDTHIPDRASEIPEVVFNIFKNVEMIFHLGDLTSPHIKNDLEKIAPTYCVQGNMDRYNGLNLPKNKIIEVEGIKIGLNHGEVFPRGDTQQLKYIAMELDVKVLITGHTHQAFIKEIGNILLLNPGSPTAPRLTDPTVMILDVKNGQINAKIIKIGDPMCKALNFEK, encoded by the coding sequence ATGTTAATTGGAGTTATATCAGATACCCACATACCCGACCGGGCTTCAGAAATTCCTGAAGTAGTTTTCAACATATTTAAAAATGTTGAAATGATTTTTCATCTAGGGGACTTAACTTCACCCCATATAAAAAATGATTTAGAAAAAATAGCACCAACATACTGTGTTCAAGGGAATATGGACCGATATAATGGCCTTAATCTTCCTAAAAATAAAATAATTGAGGTTGAAGGTATTAAAATCGGTCTGAACCATGGCGAAGTTTTTCCTCGGGGAGATACACAACAATTAAAATACATTGCTATGGAACTGGATGTTAAAGTTTTAATTACAGGCCATACACACCAGGCGTTTATAAAGGAAATTGGAAACATTTTGCTTTTAAATCCAGGCAGCCCTACTGCTCCCCGACTTACTGATCCAACCGTGATGATTCTAGATGTTAAAAATGGGCAAATAAATGCTAAAATCATTAAAATAGGAGATCCGATGTGTAAAGCCCTGAATTTTGAGAAATAA
- a CDS encoding MFS transporter: MEEKVQIGWITLIVVSLSAFVIALDTTFMNVAITTLVKDLNTTVGTIQFIIAVYALTMAALMLIGGKLQDVMGKKRTFLIGAAIYGIGTTIAALSINTFMLLIGWSILEGIGAALMTPATASIISGTYHGKDRTFALAIWTAMAGVAAAIGPLFGGFLTTFFSWRWGFGLELLIILTIITYSGHIKYFKPIMERSDIDVLGAILSAVGIVVLVLGVLLLNSFKTWAYAPYCMGIGVLILIVFYFYEKRRIAQNKIPLFDVHLLKNSDFTLGTSTRLLMNLALAGTVFVMPVFLQTVSGADAFTTGLILMPLTVGLLVFSIIASKISGRLPHRTIIAIGFAVALLGAIILRSQFSLYTQLIDLVPGMFCLGVGLGLSIPLTADVILTSAGDKKQADASGFMSTGANLGSSMGTAVIGVILILGAISGLYTAIDTTYPDQITKEQYKENLGFYFEKLGTTNVQQLKNQTSADSNMVNITITTAMRYAMDAVSIFMLLGLILSLFLRPIGKDG; this comes from the coding sequence ATGGAAGAAAAAGTTCAAATTGGTTGGATTACATTAATTGTTGTCTCGCTTTCAGCTTTTGTAATTGCTTTAGATACTACATTTATGAATGTGGCCATAACTACGCTGGTCAAAGATCTAAACACAACTGTGGGCACGATTCAGTTTATAATTGCGGTTTATGCACTCACCATGGCCGCATTAATGTTAATCGGCGGAAAACTCCAGGATGTAATGGGTAAAAAACGTACATTTCTTATTGGAGCTGCTATTTATGGTATTGGAACTACTATAGCTGCTTTAAGTATTAATACATTCATGTTACTCATAGGATGGTCTATTTTAGAGGGTATTGGGGCTGCTTTAATGACTCCGGCCACGGCATCAATTATCAGTGGAACATATCATGGTAAAGATCGTACTTTTGCTTTGGCCATTTGGACTGCCATGGCCGGAGTGGCTGCAGCAATTGGTCCGTTATTTGGGGGATTTTTAACCACATTCTTTAGTTGGAGGTGGGGCTTTGGTCTGGAATTGCTTATTATATTAACCATTATTACTTATTCGGGCCATATTAAATACTTCAAACCAATTATGGAACGTTCAGATATCGATGTTTTGGGAGCCATACTTTCTGCGGTAGGTATAGTGGTTTTGGTGTTAGGTGTTTTACTACTCAATTCCTTTAAAACATGGGCCTATGCTCCTTACTGTATGGGGATTGGAGTTTTAATTCTCATTGTATTTTATTTCTATGAAAAAAGGAGAATTGCTCAAAATAAAATACCTCTATTTGATGTTCATTTACTTAAAAACAGTGATTTCACGTTAGGAACCAGTACTCGTCTTCTAATGAATCTAGCTCTTGCAGGAACAGTTTTCGTAATGCCTGTTTTCCTGCAGACAGTATCTGGTGCAGATGCATTTACAACTGGCCTAATTTTAATGCCACTCACAGTAGGATTACTAGTATTCTCAATTATCGCCTCGAAAATTTCTGGAAGGCTTCCCCACCGTACTATAATTGCCATAGGATTCGCTGTGGCATTACTAGGAGCTATTATTCTCAGATCTCAGTTCAGTTTATATACTCAACTAATTGACCTGGTTCCGGGAATGTTCTGTTTGGGAGTGGGCCTGGGATTGTCCATTCCACTAACGGCGGATGTGATACTTACCAGTGCCGGTGATAAAAAACAGGCTGATGCATCAGGATTCATGTCAACTGGAGCCAATTTGGGATCATCCATGGGAACAGCAGTAATTGGAGTAATATTAATTTTAGGAGCCATCAGTGGTTTATACACGGCCATAGATACTACATATCCCGACCAAATCACTAAAGAGCAGTATAAAGAAAATCTCGGATTCTATTTTGAAAAACTAGGGACCACTAATGTGCAACAATTGAAAAATCAAACATCTGCAGATTCGAATATGGTAAATATTACCATAACAACAGCGATGAGATATGCTATGGATGCCGTATCTATTTTTATGCTTCTGGGATTAATATTATCTCTCTTTTTGAGGCCTATTGGTAAAGATGGATGA
- the gntH gene encoding guanitoxin biosynthesis MBL fold metallo-hydrolase GntH, which yields MTNNESTSLPVPAYAGGTKAISLTPTVGTPRRDYAEMFIPGDEELEDGEIRITVLGSGNPWPTRAQASASILVEVGNPERDIFIFDIGTGAIANYASLKLPVNALNKVFITHLHADHTSDLITLSGSLAKVGRADGPVYVWGPSGSEPRLGTKHFCSAIEEVLAWNNAADKGAINPDSQKIVVSEFDFSQTQVVYEANGVKITSFPVVHCISGAVGYRLDFADLSFCFSGDARPSWPLVHACEGGVDLLIHECFPPAKALAAASGLSIERATIAINAAHTSPKAAGKVFGMVKPRMAALWHTMLSPQIISMIFEELGSVYECPVVQTQDLTVFNITAEAVVSRQVKQFDQLPPTPGKQSVTYVPVVEEPPEWWKEALIPLE from the coding sequence ATGACTAATAATGAATCTACATCCTTGCCAGTGCCGGCTTATGCAGGTGGCACGAAGGCGATTTCTCTAACCCCAACTGTTGGCACACCACGCCGAGATTATGCTGAGATGTTTATTCCTGGTGATGAGGAGCTTGAAGATGGTGAGATACGTATCACAGTACTTGGAAGTGGTAATCCATGGCCCACACGCGCTCAGGCCTCGGCAAGCATCCTGGTTGAAGTTGGAAATCCCGAGCGTGATATCTTCATTTTCGACATAGGAACTGGTGCTATTGCGAACTACGCGAGCCTAAAACTACCAGTAAATGCACTCAACAAGGTATTCATTACTCATCTGCACGCTGATCACACCAGCGATCTGATCACACTCAGTGGCAGCTTGGCTAAAGTAGGACGTGCCGATGGTCCGGTCTATGTGTGGGGACCCAGTGGTTCCGAACCCCGCTTGGGTACGAAGCACTTCTGCTCAGCGATAGAAGAAGTGCTGGCCTGGAACAACGCTGCTGACAAAGGAGCTATTAATCCAGACAGTCAGAAAATTGTAGTATCGGAGTTTGATTTCAGCCAGACGCAGGTCGTTTACGAGGCGAATGGTGTCAAGATAACGTCTTTCCCTGTTGTCCATTGCATTAGTGGTGCGGTGGGCTATCGTCTTGACTTCGCCGACCTTTCGTTTTGTTTCTCAGGTGATGCGCGACCTTCATGGCCCCTCGTCCACGCCTGCGAAGGTGGTGTCGATCTGTTGATTCACGAATGCTTCCCTCCTGCCAAGGCCCTCGCGGCAGCTTCTGGCCTATCCATTGAGCGGGCGACGATAGCTATTAATGCTGCTCATACCTCACCAAAGGCTGCTGGAAAGGTATTTGGTATGGTAAAGCCACGTATGGCTGCTCTATGGCATACAATGCTCTCGCCCCAGATTATATCTATGATATTCGAGGAACTCGGCAGTGTATATGAATGCCCAGTCGTCCAGACCCAAGATTTGACAGTATTTAATATTACGGCGGAAGCTGTCGTTTCCCGTCAGGTTAAACAATTCGACCAACTTCCACCGACTCCGGGGAAGCAGAGTGTCACATATGTGCCTGTGGTGGAAGAACCACCTGAGTGGTGGAAAGAGGCACTTATACCACTAGAATAA
- a CDS encoding Ku protein: MRSIWSGYLSFGTIVIPIRTYAASENLHVGFHQVHKTDCGRVRYKKVCEKDGKELKAEDIAKAYFIAGECIKFTDEEIESLKPFRNKMMDVQGFCRIEEIPMVSLSKPYYIGTESSKKGGVGKSFLLLKNAMEKSGKVAIVKWVSRTNEYIGMLESHGKGLLLKQMLYHEQIRSPEEIDVIETEVTPDLVDKGVKVIEKMTFDFNWADYQEEYTAEVKKLIERKAMGEELDVKEIKAPETRSIESELEKMLDSV; encoded by the coding sequence TTGAGGTCAATTTGGTCTGGATATTTATCTTTTGGCACAATTGTTATTCCTATTAGAACTTATGCTGCGAGTGAAAATCTGCATGTGGGATTTCACCAAGTCCATAAAACGGATTGTGGTAGAGTTAGATACAAAAAAGTTTGTGAAAAGGATGGCAAGGAACTTAAAGCCGAAGACATTGCGAAAGCATATTTTATAGCTGGAGAATGTATTAAATTTACTGATGAAGAAATAGAATCCCTTAAACCTTTTAGAAATAAAATGATGGATGTTCAGGGATTTTGTAGAATAGAAGAAATACCTATGGTTTCTCTATCTAAACCATACTATATTGGAACGGAATCTTCTAAAAAAGGTGGTGTGGGAAAGAGTTTTCTCCTTTTAAAAAATGCCATGGAAAAAAGTGGTAAAGTAGCCATAGTCAAATGGGTTTCAAGAACCAATGAATACATTGGAATGCTAGAATCACATGGAAAAGGCCTACTTCTAAAACAAATGCTCTATCACGAACAGATAAGATCTCCTGAAGAAATAGATGTTATTGAAACAGAAGTTACACCAGACCTGGTGGATAAAGGAGTTAAAGTTATTGAAAAGATGACCTTTGACTTTAATTGGGCCGATTATCAGGAAGAATATACGGCTGAGGTTAAAAAATTAATAGAAAGAAAAGCAATGGGTGAAGAATTAGACGTAAAAGAAATAAAGGCTCCTGAAACACGATCTATTGAATCTGAACTGGAAAAGATGCTGGACAGTGTTTAA
- a CDS encoding ATP-dependent DNA ligase, whose protein sequence is MIEPMLAQLKSNVFNLDGSWLIEPKYDGERLIAQREGNSITLWTRRDIQVSYKFPEIVSALKKNIKGENWILDGELTVSDGFRQLLKRNVEDKFKISILSRKIPATYNIFDIINWDGEFVMERPLIERKSLLLKAVNLDEFIDLIDFQELNDINKQLNDNLKAGFEGIVLKKTYSPYEPGKRSGKWIKIKKQDTIDVYVVGATKSTGSIAFGALILKKDGKFFGKVGTGFTDQDRKYILNILRKNEAPLDINLPKSVLSELLISNNPLLAEIRVQEIINNSPRAPVWVRFRWDD, encoded by the coding sequence ATGATAGAACCTATGCTGGCTCAGTTAAAAAGTAATGTCTTTAATTTGGATGGATCCTGGCTAATAGAACCTAAATATGATGGTGAAAGATTAATTGCACAACGCGAAGGTAATTCCATAACATTATGGACACGTAGAGATATTCAAGTTTCTTATAAGTTCCCAGAAATAGTTTCTGCTTTAAAAAAGAATATAAAAGGAGAAAACTGGATACTAGATGGTGAACTAACTGTATCGGATGGCTTTCGACAGCTTCTAAAACGTAATGTAGAAGATAAATTCAAGATAAGCATTTTGTCGCGTAAAATACCTGCCACCTACAATATATTTGATATTATTAATTGGGATGGTGAATTCGTTATGGAAAGGCCTTTAATAGAACGTAAATCTCTTCTTTTGAAGGCAGTTAATTTAGATGAATTCATTGATCTAATAGATTTTCAAGAATTAAATGATATAAATAAACAATTGAATGATAATTTAAAAGCTGGTTTTGAGGGAATTGTTTTAAAAAAAACTTATTCGCCATATGAACCAGGTAAAAGATCCGGAAAATGGATTAAAATAAAAAAACAGGACACTATTGATGTTTATGTGGTAGGAGCTACTAAAAGTACGGGCAGTATAGCTTTTGGAGCATTGATTCTCAAAAAAGATGGAAAATTTTTTGGAAAAGTCGGAACCGGATTCACTGATCAGGATCGCAAGTATATATTGAATATTTTAAGAAAAAATGAGGCCCCACTAGATATAAATCTTCCAAAGAGCGTCCTTTCAGAACTATTAATTAGTAATAATCCACTTTTAGCAGAAATACGTGTCCAAGAGATTATTAATAATTCGCCCCGGGCCCCAGTTTGGGTAAGATTCCGATGGGATGATTAA